Proteins from one Podospora pseudoanserina strain CBS 124.78 chromosome 1, whole genome shotgun sequence genomic window:
- the MCR1 gene encoding NADH-cytochrome b5 reductase (EggNog:ENOG503NVGH; COG:C), translated as MSLFVASRSAFRVSAPLKRQIRSYATDPSPSSKGSNNTLLYGAAAAAGLAGAGYYFLSGSTAANKAQEKVKNASAAVAEKIPGVEAKKAFTGGDQGFLSLKLEEVEIINHNSKRLRFRLPEDDMVSGLPVASAILTKYKPVDAEKAVLRPYTPISDEDTPGYIDLLVKKYPNGPMSTHLHDMAPGQRLDVKGPLPKYAWSPNKHEHIALVAGGTGITPMYQLLRTIFNNPEDKTKVTLVFGNVSADDILLKNELATLENHYPQRFRAFYVLDNPPKQWTGAKGFINKELLKTVLPEPKNENIKVFVCGPPGMMDSISGNKKSPRDQGELKGILKELGYTPEQVYKF; from the exons atgaGTCTATTCGTCGCTAGTCGGTCCGCCTTCCGGGTCTCTGCGCCCCTCAAGCGC CAAATCCGCAGCTACGCcaccgacccctccccctcctccaagggcagcaacaacaccctcctctacggcgccgccgccgccgccggtctCGCCGGTGCAGGCTACTACTTCCTCTCTGGCTCCACCGCCGCGAACAAGGCCCAAGAAAAGGTCAAGaacgcctccgccgccgtcgcgGAGAAGATCCCGGGCGTCGAGGCCAAGAAAGCCTTCACCGGCGGCGACCAGGGCTTCCTCAGCCTCAagcttgaggaggtggagatcatcaaccacaactcGAAGCGTCTTCGTTTCCGCCTGCCCGAGGATGACATGGTCTCTGGCCTTCCTGTCGCGAGTGCCATTTTGACAAAGTACAAGCCTGTGGATGCCGAGAAGGCTGTTTTGAGGCCATACACGCCAATCAGCGACGAGGACACGCCGGGGTATATTGAtttgttggtgaagaagtaCCCCAATGGCCCGATGAGCACCCATTTGCACGATATGGCTCCCGGTCAGAGGCTTGATGTGAAGGGGCCGCTGCCAAAGTATGCTTGGTCGCCGAACAAGCATGAGCATATTGCTCTTGTGGCTGGTGGTACGGGGATCACGCCCATGTACCAGCTGCTCAGgaccatcttcaacaaccccgagGATAAGACCAAGGTTACCTTGGTTTTTGGCAACGTCAGCGCGGATGATATCTTGTTGAAGAACGAGCTGGCCACGCTCGAGAACCACTACCCTCAGCGGTTCAGGGCGTTTTATGTCTTGGACAACCCGCCCAAGCAGTGGACTGGTGCGAAGGGGTTCATCAACAAGGAGCTGCTGAAGACTGTGTTGCCGGAGCCGAAGAATGAGAACATCAAGGTTTTTGTTTGCGGGCCGCCGGGGATGATGGACAGCATTTCGGGGAACAAGAAGAGCCCGAGGGACCagggggagttgaaggggatTTTGAAGGAGTTGGGGTATACCCCTGAGCAGGTTTACAAGTTTTGA
- a CDS encoding hypothetical protein (COG:K; EggNog:ENOG503NUJM) yields the protein MACFFLPSGIDEGGSNQSPFAPPPSKAQQACVSCRKQKRKCDKILPTCGLCARMARPCDYTILDTIPQQQPAQASSEELATLQARLCELENRLNNASQSQQPPPPRQPLPPTMHINPEILSPLPPKPPSPLWSPSAVPSRFPTSLFLDLDAFNWSTTPIPAPNMPIPSEVLDILSRGTTVQDTATEYFHGTHAWFPFISKKRMELGLSLWEAGPELAFLFLGMKLVSTPVNNGVEPAGNPLYTAAKRFWASLEQAGSVSLQFVQGMVLVTVYEMGQGIYPAAWISVGVLGRWVEVLGLPGFRRGGVVLGSVTTWTESEERRRLWWAIYILDRCICLGNKRCFCLPEPDESFVLPVDDKAFDEGNPTLSPTNPLPTTPFTTQALSPFTRLVQSALLLSRTLTHVRTVIQSNISNRPVPFSLPLLTSLATDLVNFTQVIQSELSPEPPSPGTTTTPSSTSTFPPTTTTTVSPCYTISLLPSLSIALSTLILLFDTYCTPENQHLGPSPLPGPEAPPLQSPSHISFAQQSMQGLRETSLKIRELSLELLDLLVLPSQEKKLSPLCLDSLYASMATLHWLWKEGGDAEVREALEDVRRCISRTSMRWRVSREYLEILKRQDVSFAMAFRAESGKSCLTRVDGS from the exons ATGGCAtgtttcttcctccccagtGGAATCGACGAAGGTGGGTCGAACCAGAGCCCAttcgcccctcctccctccaaagCCCAACAAGCCTGTGTAAGTTGCCGAAAGCAAAA GAGAAAATGCGACAAAATCCTTCCCACATGCGGCCTCTGCGCCAGAATGGCCCGGCCATGCGATtacaccatcctcgacaCGAtcccacaacagcaaccggCCCAAGCATCATCAGAGGAGCTCGCAACCCTCCAGGCCCGGCTGTGTGAGCTAGAGAATCGTCTCAACAATGCCTCTcaatctcaacaaccaccaccgccacgacAACCATTACCACCTACCATGCACATCAACCCTGAAATTCTCTCTCCTCTACCTCCCAAGCCACCCTCGCCCCTCTGGTCCCCTTCTGCTGTCCCCTCCCGCTTTCCCACATCCTTATTCCTCGACCTGGACGCCTTCAActggtccaccacccccatccccgcccCCAATATGCCCATCCCAAGTGAAGTCCTCGACATCCTATCCAGAGGCACAACAGTCCAAGACACCGCCACCGAATACTTCCACGGCACCCACGCTTGGttccccttcatctccaAAAAACGCATGGAGCTCGGGCTGTCCCTCTGGGAAGCCGGTCCCGAACTTgccttcctctttctcgGCATGAAACTGGTAAGCACCCCAGTCAACAACGGGGTGGAGCCAGCCGGCAACCCGCTGTATACCGCAGCGAAAAGATTCTGGGCTTCGCTCGAACAAGCCGGGAGCGTGAGCCTGCAGTTTGTCCAggggatggtgctggtgacgGTTTATGAGATGGGGCAGGGGATATACCCCGCGGCGTGGATCAGTGTAGGagtgctggggaggtgggttgaggttTTAGGACTGCCGGGGTttagaagaggaggagtggtgttggggagcGTG ACAACCTGGACTGAATCCGAAGAACGCCGCCGTTTGTGGTGGGCAATCTACATTCTTGATCGCTGCATCTGCCTCGGCAACAAGAGATGCTTCTGCCTTCCGGAGCCAGACGAGTCTTTTGTCCTGCCGGTAGATGATAAAGCTTTT GACGAAggcaacccaaccctctcccccaccaaccccctacCAACAACCCCGTTCACCACCCAGGCTCTTTCCCCCTTCACCCGCCTAGTCCAATCCGCCCTGCTCCTCTCCCGCACCCTAACCCACGTCCGCACCGTCATCCaatccaacatctccaaccgCCCCGTCCCAttctcccttccccttctcacGTCCCTCGCCACCGACCTGGTTAACTTCACCCAGGTGATCCAATCCGAACTTTCCCCcgaaccaccctcccccgggactaccaccaccccctcctccacctcaaccttcccccccaccaccaccaccaccgtctcccctTGCtacaccatctccctcctcccgtctCTTTCAATAGCCCTCTCAACTCtaatcctcctcttcgacaCCTACTGCACCCCCGAAAACCAACACctcggcccctcccccctccccggccccgaagctccccccctccagtccccctcccacattTCCTTTGCTCAGCAGTCTATGCAAGGGCTACGGGAGACCTCCCTCAAGATCCGCGAGCTCTCCCTCGAACTCCTCGACCTgctcgtcctcccctcccaagaaaaaaaactctCCCCTTTGTGCCTCGACAGCCTCTACGCCTCAATGGCAACACTGCACTGGTTATGGAAAGAAGGCGGCGACGCGGAGGTGAGAGAGGCGCTCGAGGATGTGCGACGGTGCATAAGCAGGACGAGCATGCGGTGGCGGGTGTCGAGAGAGTACCTCGAAATACTCAAACGGCAAGACGTCAGCTTTGCCATGGCTTTCAGGGCTGAGAGTGGCAAGTCATGTTTGACACGTGTGGACGGATCGTAA